The window ACGGGTTGCATATACATTTCCGCCATGTACTTGTATAATGTCTTCCCCATCAGTCACTAGATCAGCCTCACCTGTTACAACAACGATGCATTTGTACTTCCTTGCAACCTCTTTTGCCACTTGGATTGTGTCCATATCACCCTTGCCACTATCGACACCACGAGACTCCCATGCGACACCGTAGATTGAAGCCAGCTCTCCTTCATTACAACGAAGTACATCGATCTTAATCTGTTCAAGGAGTTGCATAACGACATTTTTACGGAAGGGTGTTGCCCCAACGCCTACAGGATCTAGAACAACTGGCACACCGCATTCATTTGCCTTTTTCCCGGCAACAAGCATTGCCTCACTGGTGCGGGTATTGACTGT is drawn from Lysinibacillus sp. SGAir0095 and contains these coding sequences:
- the thiM gene encoding hydroxyethylthiazole kinase — translated: MLTKINHAKPLVHCITNYVVANFTANGLLAIGASPVMADEVEEVGDMVSIAGALLLNIGTVNTRTSEAMLVAGKKANECGVPVVLDPVGVGATPFRKNVVMQLLEQIKIDVLRCNEGELASIYGVAWESRGVDSGKGDMDTIQVAKEVARKYKCIVVVTGEADLVTDGEDIIQVHGGNVYATRVTGTGCLLSAICAAVLASSEQPMQDLASTLKQYKEASEQSGKELGTFQFKFINTLQKLAEGCQ